A single genomic interval of Rosistilla ulvae harbors:
- a CDS encoding methyltransferase domain-containing protein, with amino-acid sequence MIETLDAPLQDTLGREAEVASSTALPSDSGHAGAGETAAASLRIGREAIEILQCPGCGGALSVAVDAMQCDACERTYPIADGVPVLVVPEKSLFDIETFTNAEPTFFRPVGKVRELISGCLPDVTLNVSSDKVYARMLQQMLEISEHPTVLVIGGGVIGGGMDCLVDDPRITLIETDAAIAPRTSLVCDGHDLPFADQSVDAVIVQAVLEHVVDPHRCVQQIHRVLKPGGLVYSDTPFMQQVHGRQFDFTRFTRLGHRRLFRMFDEIESGISCGPGTALAWSLRYFLLSFFASDRMRAAVSLASRLMFFPLKYCDRYLVNKASASDAASAFYFYGSRSETPLSDRELVASYHGGF; translated from the coding sequence ATGATCGAAACCTTAGACGCTCCTCTTCAAGACACTCTCGGCCGCGAAGCTGAGGTTGCTTCTTCCACCGCGCTCCCATCCGATTCGGGTCACGCCGGCGCTGGCGAAACCGCTGCGGCTAGTCTGCGAATTGGCCGCGAAGCGATCGAGATTTTGCAGTGCCCCGGATGCGGCGGCGCGCTGTCGGTCGCAGTCGATGCGATGCAGTGCGATGCATGCGAGCGAACCTATCCGATCGCCGATGGCGTGCCGGTGCTTGTCGTTCCCGAGAAGAGTCTTTTCGATATCGAGACGTTCACCAACGCAGAGCCGACGTTTTTTCGGCCTGTCGGCAAGGTTCGCGAACTGATCAGCGGTTGTTTGCCCGACGTGACGTTAAACGTTTCTTCGGACAAGGTTTACGCTCGGATGTTGCAGCAGATGTTGGAGATTTCGGAGCATCCCACGGTGTTGGTAATCGGTGGTGGTGTGATCGGCGGCGGGATGGATTGTCTTGTCGACGATCCGCGGATCACACTGATCGAAACCGACGCAGCGATCGCGCCGCGGACCAGTTTGGTCTGCGATGGACACGATCTCCCCTTCGCCGACCAATCGGTCGACGCGGTGATCGTGCAAGCGGTTTTGGAGCACGTCGTCGACCCACATCGCTGCGTCCAACAGATCCATCGCGTCCTGAAACCGGGCGGGTTGGTCTATTCCGATACCCCGTTCATGCAGCAGGTTCACGGTCGACAGTTCGACTTCACCCGCTTCACTCGCCTCGGCCATCGCCGCTTGTTCCGGATGTTCGATGAGATCGAGAGTGGGATCAGTTGCGGGCCTGGGACGGCGCTCGCTTGGTCGCTGCGTTACTTTCTGCTCAGCTTCTTCGCCAGCGATCGGATGCGGGCTGCAGTCAGCCTCGCGTCGCGGCTTATGTTCTTTCCGCTGAAGTATTGCGACCGCTATCTGGTCAACAAAGCCTCGGCCAGCGATGCCGCTTCGGCTTTCTATTTCTACGGCAGTCGCAGCGAGACGCCGTTGTCGGATCGCGAACTTGTCGCATCGTATCACGGCGGGTTTTAG
- a CDS encoding ABC transporter ATP-binding protein has protein sequence MNKTNEQTQPLLQCKGLRKVYPNGNVEALRGVDVEIFQGEYVAIMGTSGSGKSTLLCTLSGMDVPTSGEVLYRGKPLTQHGSLDRFRALELGFVFQSFYLLPTLTAIENVQVPMFEGPPRSSAEKHQRAHDLLERVGIGHRANHLPMRLSVGERQRVAIARSLANEPKLIFADEPTGNLDSRTTEEILAIFANLHETEGVTLVMVTHSADVAAHAERTLHFQDGQIVKEENNRT, from the coding sequence ATGAATAAAACCAACGAACAAACGCAACCACTGCTGCAATGCAAGGGACTGCGAAAAGTCTATCCCAACGGGAATGTCGAAGCCCTCCGCGGCGTCGATGTGGAGATCTTCCAAGGCGAATACGTCGCGATCATGGGAACCAGCGGCAGCGGCAAGAGCACGCTGCTGTGCACGCTCAGCGGGATGGACGTGCCGACCTCGGGCGAAGTCCTCTACCGTGGCAAACCGCTGACCCAACATGGATCGCTCGACAGATTCCGAGCCCTGGAACTCGGTTTTGTCTTTCAATCCTTCTACCTACTGCCAACGCTTACGGCGATCGAGAACGTCCAAGTTCCGATGTTCGAAGGCCCGCCGCGATCGTCGGCGGAAAAGCACCAGCGAGCCCACGACCTGCTGGAACGCGTCGGCATCGGGCATCGCGCGAACCACTTGCCGATGCGGCTGAGTGTCGGTGAAAGGCAACGCGTGGCGATCGCTCGTTCGCTAGCCAACGAACCAAAGTTGATCTTTGCCGACGAACCGACAGGCAACCTGGACAGTCGCACCACCGAAGAGATCCTGGCGATCTTCGCGAACCTGCACGAGACCGAAGGGGTCACGCTGGTGATGGTCACCCACAGCGCCGACGTCGCCGCGCACGCCGAGCGGACCCTGCATTTCCAAGACGGCCAGATCGTCAAAGAAGAAAACAACCGCACCTAG
- a CDS encoding ABC transporter permease, translated as MNFATFILKNLLRRKARSLLTMCGIAVAVATTIALLGVSDDFQSAVLQSFKNEGSDIVISPKGSLLQIAGDMNEAVADDIRKVPGVAAVSQGLLEQIAMEIDDNQVPVLLQGWKHGTFAFNDIEIIEGRSLEPDDVDAVMLGEALAEKMHAKVNQPIEIQDETFNVVGIYDSKTLLKRGAAIMLLRRLQDLMLREGSVTGFSVQVDPEIKADADAIEAVCERIDNLNDADGNSLNLDASSTDDYVRDNFQLKLTRAMAWVTSLIAVGVGTIGMLNTMIMSVMERIREISVLRAMGWRRGRVIAMIVGESIVLSIFGAALGAGVAIVGSHYITKMPQVNGFLSGHIAPWVIASGMVIAFFVGLIGAAYPAWRASRLLPSEGLRYE; from the coding sequence GTGAATTTTGCAACTTTCATTCTAAAGAACCTGCTGCGTCGCAAAGCTCGATCGCTGTTGACGATGTGCGGGATCGCCGTCGCCGTCGCGACCACGATCGCTCTGCTGGGCGTTTCGGACGACTTTCAATCCGCCGTTCTGCAGTCCTTCAAAAACGAAGGCTCCGACATCGTGATCTCCCCCAAAGGATCGCTGCTGCAGATCGCTGGCGACATGAACGAAGCGGTCGCCGACGACATCCGCAAAGTCCCCGGCGTCGCTGCCGTCTCCCAAGGCCTGCTGGAACAGATCGCGATGGAGATCGACGACAACCAGGTCCCCGTCCTGCTGCAGGGCTGGAAACATGGCACCTTCGCGTTCAACGATATCGAGATCATCGAGGGCCGGTCGCTGGAGCCCGACGATGTCGATGCGGTCATGCTGGGCGAAGCGTTAGCCGAAAAGATGCACGCCAAAGTCAATCAACCGATCGAGATCCAAGACGAGACGTTTAACGTCGTCGGCATCTACGACTCCAAGACATTGCTCAAACGCGGTGCCGCGATCATGCTGCTGCGGCGTCTGCAAGACCTGATGTTGCGTGAAGGGAGCGTGACCGGCTTTTCAGTTCAAGTCGATCCGGAAATCAAAGCGGATGCCGATGCGATCGAAGCTGTCTGCGAGCGGATCGACAATCTAAACGACGCCGATGGCAACAGTCTGAACCTAGACGCCTCTTCGACCGACGATTACGTCCGCGACAACTTCCAACTGAAACTGACCCGCGCCATGGCCTGGGTCACGTCGCTGATCGCGGTCGGCGTCGGCACGATCGGGATGCTGAACACGATGATCATGAGCGTGATGGAGCGGATCCGCGAGATCAGCGTGCTTCGCGCGATGGGCTGGCGACGCGGTCGCGTGATCGCGATGATCGTCGGCGAATCGATTGTGCTCAGCATCTTCGGCGCCGCACTCGGGGCGGGTGTCGCCATCGTCGGCAGCCACTACATCACCAAAATGCCGCAAGTCAACGGCTTCCTCAGCGGACACATCGCCCCCTGGGTGATCGCTTCGGGAATGGTGATCGCATTTTTTGTCGGCCTGATCGGTGCCGCCTATCCAGCTTGGCGTGCTTCGCGCCTGCTGCCATCGGAGGGCCTACGCTATGAATAA
- a CDS encoding alpha/beta fold hydrolase, translating into MPFADLPPLKVHYQQSGEGADIVLLHGFTSNLSIWMFGGVMEGLADEYRVSAVDMRGHGATNVTPADYTSDVIAEDLLRWMDHVQIESAALLGHSFGGVVATHLASLHPDRVRAIILSDAYFPGLQSLEPNMGQASVWTSLRETLLQVDTDIGPVVDFPHLFSIVGSWDDRQRKHLREQLGPIGERWLSSLVRLSGTSAGTDTFATAGLDADRIAATSVPVLALYDEHSPFEATSKFLNERLADCRQAVIPEANHLAPLENPKAIVAETKSFLAELARR; encoded by the coding sequence ATGCCTTTTGCCGACCTACCACCGCTGAAAGTCCACTACCAACAATCGGGCGAAGGGGCCGACATCGTGCTGCTGCATGGCTTCACCAGCAACCTGTCGATCTGGATGTTTGGCGGCGTGATGGAAGGCCTGGCCGATGAATACCGTGTCAGCGCGGTCGACATGCGCGGCCACGGTGCGACCAACGTCACGCCAGCCGACTACACCAGCGATGTGATCGCCGAGGATCTGCTGCGTTGGATGGATCATGTGCAGATCGAATCGGCAGCTCTGCTAGGACACAGCTTTGGCGGCGTCGTAGCGACTCACCTCGCGTCGCTGCACCCCGACCGCGTCCGCGCAATCATCCTCTCGGACGCCTATTTCCCCGGCCTGCAATCGCTGGAACCGAACATGGGACAGGCGAGCGTTTGGACAAGCCTCCGCGAGACGCTGCTGCAGGTCGACACCGACATCGGCCCGGTCGTCGATTTCCCTCACCTGTTCTCGATCGTCGGCAGCTGGGACGACCGTCAGCGAAAGCATCTGCGCGAACAACTTGGACCGATCGGTGAGCGTTGGCTGTCGAGTCTCGTTCGCCTGTCGGGAACCTCCGCCGGAACCGACACCTTCGCCACCGCCGGGCTCGACGCCGATCGAATCGCGGCAACTAGCGTTCCCGTCCTGGCACTGTACGATGAACACTCTCCCTTCGAAGCGACCAGCAAGTTTTTAAACGAACGGCTTGCCGATTGCCGACAAGCCGTGATCCCCGAGGCCAACCATTTGGCACCGCTAGAAAATCCCAAAGCGATCGTCGCCGAAACGAAATCGTTCCTGGCCGAACTCGCCCGCCGATAA
- a CDS encoding acyl carrier protein, translated as MTSKTRPEILSELQEILSDFQGQTYDAPIDEQTMFFQDLGFASIDAVVLGETLEEHFQTKLDFNPFLSELAAKQVKDLQVGELVDFLHRSL; from the coding sequence ATGACCTCCAAAACACGTCCAGAAATTTTGTCCGAACTGCAAGAGATCCTCTCCGATTTCCAGGGGCAGACCTACGATGCCCCGATCGACGAACAGACGATGTTTTTCCAAGACCTCGGCTTTGCCTCGATCGATGCGGTCGTATTGGGCGAGACGCTCGAAGAGCACTTCCAAACGAAACTCGACTTCAACCCGTTCCTCTCGGAACTGGCGGCCAAACAAGTCAAGGATCTCCAGGTGGGTGAACTCGTCGACTTCCTGCACCGCAGCCTTTAG
- the mnmA gene encoding tRNA 2-thiouridine(34) synthase MnmA, with the protein MARVVLAMSGGVDSSVAAHLLLQQGHEVVGVFMRHGEESAEVCRAPDGSESPVLPIVQGRADHKQGCCSASDAADARRVSDRLGIPFYALNLKQDFRRIIDYFVDEYSQGRTPNPCVQCNNWIKFGRLFEYADSIDAQYVATGHYAQLSEEADGSFALRRGVDDRKDQSYVLFGIGKHLLSRMLLPVGGYDKPWIRQQAEAIGLRVAGKPDSQEICFVTSGHHGQFVRDRSGGGDTAGQIVTTAGDVVGEHPGIEAFTIGQRKGLGVAMGEPYFVVRIEPDTHRVVIGQKADLARDGLIAHEANWLIDPPAETFSCSVQIRYNSPPQAAQVTPQGTDRFEVLFDEPVDGVAPGQAAVIYDGDRVLGGGWIHSSTSTSAP; encoded by the coding sequence TTGGCACGGGTTGTTTTAGCGATGAGCGGAGGCGTTGACAGCAGCGTCGCAGCCCACCTGTTGTTGCAGCAAGGGCACGAGGTCGTCGGCGTCTTCATGCGACACGGCGAGGAATCAGCCGAGGTCTGCCGCGCTCCCGACGGTTCGGAATCGCCCGTACTGCCGATCGTTCAAGGCCGCGCCGACCACAAACAGGGTTGTTGCAGCGCTAGCGATGCCGCCGACGCGCGGCGGGTCTCCGATCGGCTGGGGATTCCTTTTTATGCCCTCAACCTGAAGCAGGACTTCCGCCGGATCATCGATTATTTTGTCGATGAGTACTCCCAGGGACGAACGCCCAATCCCTGCGTGCAGTGCAACAACTGGATCAAGTTCGGCCGGCTGTTCGAATACGCCGACAGCATCGATGCCCAATACGTCGCCACCGGCCACTACGCTCAATTGTCCGAAGAAGCCGACGGCAGTTTCGCGCTGCGGCGTGGCGTCGACGATCGCAAGGACCAATCGTACGTGCTGTTTGGAATCGGCAAACACTTACTGTCGCGGATGCTGTTGCCCGTCGGCGGTTACGACAAACCTTGGATCCGCCAGCAAGCCGAAGCGATCGGATTGCGAGTCGCCGGAAAACCGGACAGCCAGGAGATCTGTTTTGTCACCAGCGGACATCACGGCCAATTTGTGCGCGACCGCAGCGGCGGCGGCGACACCGCCGGGCAGATCGTTACCACGGCTGGCGATGTCGTCGGCGAGCATCCCGGCATCGAAGCCTTTACGATCGGCCAACGCAAAGGCCTCGGCGTGGCGATGGGCGAACCCTACTTCGTCGTCCGCATCGAACCCGACACGCACCGCGTGGTGATCGGGCAGAAGGCCGACTTGGCTCGCGATGGCTTGATCGCTCACGAAGCCAACTGGTTGATCGACCCGCCCGCCGAAACGTTTTCGTGCAGCGTGCAGATCCGGTACAACAGCCCGCCGCAAGCCGCACAAGTCACACCGCAGGGGACCGATCGTTTCGAGGTCCTGTTCGACGAACCTGTCGATGGCGTGGCTCCAGGCCAAGCTGCGGTGATCTACGATGGCGACCGAGTGCTCGGCGGCGGATGGATCCATTCCTCGACATCGACCTCCGCACCGTAA
- the prfB gene encoding peptide chain release factor 2 (programmed frameshift), which produces MEGDLKQRAEEIRQRLVQLGDSLDYAGKCEQVAAIEKRMSEPGFWDDSEAAQAVVVELKSLKSVIGPINSSNKSAAGLDELLEMMAEEPELEADVIAEVERLEAVLDDLELRSLLNGPNDSASCILSINARDGGTDANDWADMMLRMYSAWAVKNDYSIELLDRQDNEQAGINHAAIAIRGPLAYGYLKGEEGMHRLVRISPFNSEGKRQTSFAAVSVAPEIDSSVEVEIEEKDVDEDTYRASGAGGQHVNKTDSAVRLTHRPTGVVVQCQNQRSQHQNRATAWKMLRAKLARIEEERREQEEQSKYASKARTGFGSQIRNYFLHPDQRVKDARTGHLVGNFHSVLDGSELQSFLDAFLQFRAAENAR; this is translated from the exons ATGGAAGGTGATCTAAAACAAAGAGCCGAAGAGATCCGGCAGCGCTTGGTCCAACTTGGAGACTCTCTT GACTACGCTGGCAAATGTGAACAAGTGGCGGCGATCGAAAAACGGATGTCCGAGCCGGGGTTTTGGGACGATTCCGAAGCGGCTCAGGCGGTCGTGGTGGAACTCAAGTCACTTAAAAGCGTAATCGGACCTATCAACAGTTCCAACAAATCCGCAGCCGGATTGGATGAGCTGTTGGAGATGATGGCCGAAGAGCCCGAATTGGAAGCCGACGTGATCGCCGAGGTGGAGCGTTTAGAGGCGGTTTTGGACGATCTGGAGCTGCGTTCGCTGCTCAACGGACCCAACGATTCGGCCAGCTGCATTCTTTCGATCAATGCTCGCGATGGCGGAACCGACGCCAACGATTGGGCCGATATGATGCTGCGGATGTATTCCGCGTGGGCTGTCAAAAACGACTACTCGATCGAATTGTTGGATCGCCAGGACAACGAACAGGCCGGGATCAATCACGCTGCGATAGCGATCCGCGGGCCGTTGGCGTATGGCTATTTGAAGGGTGAAGAGGGGATGCATCGCTTGGTGCGGATCAGCCCCTTCAACAGCGAAGGAAAGCGGCAGACAAGTTTTGCAGCGGTTTCGGTCGCGCCGGAGATCGATAGTTCGGTCGAAGTCGAGATCGAAGAGAAGGATGTCGACGAGGATACCTACCGAGCCAGCGGGGCAGGGGGGCAGCACGTCAATAAGACCGACAGCGCTGTGCGGCTGACTCACCGTCCGACCGGCGTCGTCGTTCAGTGCCAGAACCAACGCAGCCAGCATCAGAATCGCGCCACCGCGTGGAAGATGTTGCGGGCCAAGTTGGCGCGGATCGAAGAGGAGAGGCGCGAGCAGGAGGAGCAGTCGAAGTATGCGTCCAAGGCTCGCACCGGTTTCGGGTCGCAGATCCGAAACTACTTCCTGCATCCCGACCAGAGGGTCAAAGATGCGCGGACCGGGCACCTGGTCGGAAATTTCCACTCGGTCCTCGACGGCAGTGAATTGCAGTCGTTTTTAGATGCGTTCCTGCAGTTCCGAGCTGCAGAGAATGCCCGCTAG
- a CDS encoding TolC family protein — MARLKTRTQKLLAAALMAASGCALPGCIANWKLPPGPHDTTKSYYDSVATRIEYPDVKTLSNAAGAAANATAQPLALEDPSQLPSWELTLEQAIQMAIGQGPVLRSLGASVVTAPNATSTIYDPALVEANPLGGVEAALSDFDAQFAGQLFWQKNDQPQNVDPTGAVAFFRPLAFQQTLANYNTELSKTTATGATFAARHNVIYDRPNSPGRFFSSDFAGFFEGEYRQPLMQGRGTEFNRIAGPNSQIGQYNGVLIARVNNDISLTDFEAAVIQTANDVEQAYWDLYFAYRNLEAQLRGREAALQTFQYQELRLNVGAGRSDEEAQARSQYYQFQVQVENGLAGEVGLYTLEQKLRYMLGLPAADGRLIKPSTDPHDARVVFDWNTILNEGLERRVEIRRQKWNIKKRELELTAAKLNKKPRLDFLGQYRWRGLGDHLIGDDDSYLDSMYGEIAGGDFQEWQAGLELAFPVGLRRAAVAISHAQLNLSRERALMNETELRVSHDLADASREVQRQYQLLKTNYNRWIADRRQLEVLRERYRRGADNINFLLQAQRQVVSSESDYYATLVAYNLAMRDLHRQKGTLLSYNHVHLSEGGWHSPAYREACEQGRFFRPCPHPDSVEAPCPVSRGPFDPSAPGVSSMPVTEAAPAMAPEAPTPVISTPAEMPTLDSPANGQASTAPIPAMLPQAIHSPTRLPNPGSQNMIQQVSY, encoded by the coding sequence ATGGCTCGACTCAAAACACGCACGCAGAAACTTCTCGCGGCGGCGCTCATGGCGGCAAGCGGTTGTGCGCTGCCCGGCTGCATCGCCAACTGGAAACTTCCCCCAGGGCCGCACGATACGACCAAGTCGTATTACGATTCGGTGGCGACCAGGATCGAGTACCCCGATGTCAAGACGCTAAGCAACGCAGCGGGCGCGGCAGCCAACGCAACGGCGCAACCGCTGGCTCTCGAAGATCCTTCCCAACTGCCGTCCTGGGAACTGACCCTCGAACAGGCGATCCAGATGGCGATCGGCCAGGGGCCCGTCCTGCGGAGCCTCGGCGCCAGCGTCGTCACCGCCCCCAATGCGACATCGACGATCTACGACCCGGCGCTTGTCGAAGCGAATCCGCTGGGCGGTGTCGAAGCGGCACTGTCGGACTTCGACGCCCAGTTCGCCGGCCAGCTGTTCTGGCAGAAGAACGACCAACCGCAGAACGTCGACCCCACCGGTGCGGTCGCCTTCTTCCGCCCCTTGGCGTTCCAACAAACGCTGGCCAACTACAACACCGAGCTGAGCAAGACGACCGCCACTGGTGCGACGTTTGCCGCTCGACACAACGTCATCTACGACCGACCCAACTCACCCGGACGTTTCTTCTCCAGCGACTTCGCTGGCTTCTTTGAAGGTGAATACCGGCAACCGTTGATGCAGGGTCGTGGAACGGAATTCAACCGGATCGCGGGGCCCAACAGCCAGATCGGGCAATACAACGGTGTCCTGATCGCGCGGGTCAACAACGACATCAGCCTGACCGACTTCGAGGCTGCGGTCATCCAAACGGCCAACGATGTCGAACAAGCCTACTGGGACCTCTACTTTGCCTACCGCAACCTCGAAGCGCAACTGCGTGGACGCGAAGCGGCATTGCAAACGTTCCAATATCAAGAACTGCGACTGAACGTCGGTGCCGGCCGTAGCGACGAAGAAGCTCAAGCGCGATCGCAGTATTACCAATTCCAAGTCCAGGTCGAAAACGGCTTGGCGGGCGAGGTCGGCCTCTACACGCTGGAACAAAAGCTGCGATACATGCTTGGCCTTCCAGCGGCTGACGGACGGCTGATCAAACCATCGACCGACCCACACGATGCCCGCGTGGTCTTCGATTGGAACACGATCCTCAACGAAGGTCTGGAGCGACGCGTCGAGATTCGTCGCCAGAAATGGAACATCAAGAAGCGTGAACTCGAACTGACCGCGGCGAAACTGAACAAGAAGCCACGGCTCGACTTCCTCGGCCAATACCGCTGGCGCGGCCTGGGCGATCACTTGATCGGAGACGACGACAGCTACCTGGACAGCATGTACGGCGAGATCGCTGGCGGCGATTTCCAAGAATGGCAGGCTGGCCTCGAACTGGCCTTCCCGGTCGGACTACGCAGAGCTGCCGTGGCGATCTCTCACGCCCAGCTGAACCTGTCGCGAGAGCGAGCGTTGATGAACGAGACCGAGCTTCGCGTCAGCCACGACCTGGCCGATGCATCGCGAGAAGTGCAACGCCAATACCAGCTGTTGAAAACCAACTACAACCGCTGGATCGCCGATCGCCGCCAATTGGAAGTCCTGCGTGAACGCTACCGTCGCGGTGCCGATAACATCAACTTCCTGTTGCAGGCTCAACGCCAAGTCGTCAGCAGCGAAAGCGATTATTACGCCACTCTGGTCGCCTACAACCTAGCGATGCGTGACTTGCACCGCCAAAAGGGAACGCTGCTATCCTACAACCACGTTCACCTGTCCGAAGGTGGCTGGCACTCGCCCGCCTACCGCGAGGCATGCGAACAGGGCCGCTTCTTCCGACCTTGCCCACACCCCGATTCCGTCGAAGCACCATGCCCGGTATCGCGTGGACCGTTTGACCCAAGTGCCCCTGGCGTCTCGTCGATGCCGGTCACGGAAGCCGCTCCGGCGATGGCCCCCGAAGCCCCGACGCCGGTGATCAGCACACCCGCTGAAATGCCAACGCTCGATTCACCAGCGAACGGCCAAGCGTCGACCGCTCCGATTCCAGCGATGCTGCCGCAAGCGATACACTCGCCAACGCGGCTGCCGAACCCCGGATCACAGAACATGATCCAACAGGTCAGCTACTAA
- a CDS encoding anti-sigma factor codes for MNNEAREELLSAYLDNGLSADEQAHVEQLLQNDASVRQQLEDLRQLQADVRVSMKSDARLGTDFSDRVWTAVLAQADAENLPETHPVRLAQARAEGGNSKRHQRVWLGGIAALAASLMLIVAWNSANPDVQPGKPQPAGGIAAVVTPAPSDAVEPSPIETTAPAAQPAVEAIASNDAATTPAAPAPAVTPPEAAATTTQPDKTTAPEERIAMAPAATDQPAAAPGELVSPSAQPTNKLEFAVLLEVELTQRGRDLNELEYALETAGISNVQPQPMSRDHVGQLVQGKMIGTVNLDAPQTVDGDTQLLLLQGSAKRLDRFMLSLFNHQSVIKSVGFQMVMEPSLLTTISELSSVAPSAIRHSDDKALAHHLTFGSAGGQAQMFPRAAQSSFFALTEESAKQMKWTPETPSDEGPDFQTQMLVLVRCPR; via the coding sequence ATGAACAACGAAGCCCGTGAAGAACTGCTCAGCGCCTACCTGGACAATGGTCTCAGTGCGGATGAACAGGCGCACGTCGAACAACTGCTGCAAAACGATGCTTCGGTTCGCCAACAACTCGAAGACCTGCGACAATTACAGGCCGACGTCCGCGTCTCGATGAAATCCGATGCCCGCCTGGGGACCGATTTCTCCGACCGCGTCTGGACCGCGGTACTCGCGCAAGCCGACGCCGAAAATCTGCCCGAAACGCACCCCGTTCGCTTGGCTCAAGCTCGCGCAGAAGGGGGCAATTCGAAACGCCACCAACGCGTTTGGCTCGGCGGAATCGCAGCCCTTGCGGCCAGTTTGATGCTGATCGTCGCCTGGAACTCTGCCAATCCCGACGTCCAACCAGGCAAGCCCCAGCCCGCCGGTGGGATCGCCGCCGTCGTGACGCCCGCCCCCAGCGACGCTGTCGAACCGTCGCCGATCGAAACCACCGCTCCAGCAGCCCAACCCGCTGTCGAAGCGATCGCATCGAACGACGCCGCGACAACTCCAGCGGCTCCCGCCCCAGCGGTCACGCCACCGGAAGCCGCTGCAACAACAACACAACCAGACAAAACAACCGCACCAGAAGAACGGATCGCGATGGCTCCCGCGGCGACTGACCAACCAGCCGCAGCGCCGGGCGAGCTCGTTTCGCCGTCAGCCCAACCGACCAACAAACTGGAGTTTGCGGTACTGTTAGAAGTAGAACTGACGCAGCGCGGCCGCGACCTCAACGAACTGGAGTACGCGTTGGAGACTGCGGGAATCAGCAACGTCCAACCACAACCGATGAGCCGCGATCATGTCGGGCAATTGGTGCAAGGGAAGATGATCGGCACGGTCAACCTCGACGCACCGCAAACTGTCGACGGCGACACCCAACTGTTGCTGCTGCAGGGTTCAGCGAAACGCTTGGACCGCTTCATGCTGTCGTTGTTCAACCACCAAAGCGTGATCAAAAGCGTCGGCTTCCAGATGGTGATGGAGCCGAGTCTATTAACGACGATCAGCGAACTCTCCTCGGTCGCCCCATCGGCGATCCGCCACTCCGACGACAAGGCTCTGGCGCACCACCTGACCTTTGGATCGGCTGGCGGCCAGGCGCAGATGTTCCCGCGAGCGGCACAATCGTCATTCTTTGCCTTGACCGAAGAGTCGGCAAAGCAGATGAAATGGACGCCGGAAACACCCAGCGATGAAGGGCCCGACTTCCAAACTCAGATGCTGGTATTGGTTCGCTGCCCACGATAA
- the ruvX gene encoding Holliday junction resolvase RuvX — MSDESPQPAPFPSQGRIAAVDYGTVRIGVAVCDPDRIIASPLTVVPQGAAEQRGKAFCQLAAEERITGWIVGFPIHLSGTESKKSIEARKFAKWLQQTTDLPVRLFDERFSTAAADQRLAPSKLTNKGRKKRIDAVAAQVLLESFIESARHRSDLPGLALDEKAIGDAIED, encoded by the coding sequence ATGAGCGACGAGAGCCCACAACCGGCACCCTTCCCCAGCCAAGGGCGAATCGCCGCGGTCGACTACGGCACCGTCCGGATCGGCGTTGCGGTCTGCGACCCCGATCGGATCATCGCCAGCCCGCTGACCGTCGTTCCTCAAGGAGCCGCCGAGCAGCGAGGAAAAGCATTCTGCCAACTGGCCGCTGAAGAGCGGATCACGGGATGGATCGTCGGATTCCCGATCCATCTAAGCGGCACCGAGAGCAAGAAATCGATCGAGGCCCGCAAGTTTGCGAAGTGGTTGCAGCAAACCACCGACCTGCCGGTGCGGCTGTTTGATGAACGTTTTTCCACTGCCGCCGCCGACCAACGGCTGGCACCTTCCAAGCTGACCAACAAGGGGCGGAAGAAGCGGATCGATGCCGTCGCCGCTCAAGTCCTGTTAGAATCGTTCATCGAATCGGCTCGCCACCGCAGCGACTTGCCCGGCCTGGCGCTCGATGAGAAGGCAATCGGCGACGCGATCGAAGACTAA